One genomic region from Listeria monocytogenes encodes:
- the iolA gene encoding methylmalonate-semialdehyde dehydrogenase: MADVRKLKNYINGEWVESKTDKYEDVINPATGEVLCQVPISTRAELDQAAVIAEQAFEKWSQVAVPRRARVLFGFQQLLIQHKEELARLITLENGKNLSEARGEVQRGIENVEFAAGAPTLMMGDSLASIATDVEAANYRYPVGVVGGIAPFNFPMMVPCWMFPMAIALGNSFILKPSERTPLLMEKLVELFSEAGLPKGVFNVVYGAHDVVNGILENEIIKAVSFVGSKPVGEYVYKTGSANLKRVQALTGAKNHTIVLNDADLEDTVTNVISAAFGSAGERCMACAVVTVEEGIADEFLEALRTAAQNVKIGNGLDDGVFLGPVIREENQKRTIAYIEKGIEEGAKLTVDGRETGLSEGHFVGPTILEDVTTDMTIWKDEIFAPVLSVIRVKNLQEAVRVANQSEFANGACIFTNNAKAIRYFREKIDAGMLGVNLGVPAPMAFFPFSGWKSSFYGTLHANGKDSVDFYTHKKVVTARYSLKGYEE; the protein is encoded by the coding sequence ATGGCAGATGTACGGAAATTAAAGAATTATATTAACGGTGAGTGGGTCGAGAGTAAGACGGATAAATACGAAGATGTCATCAACCCAGCGACGGGTGAAGTGCTGTGCCAAGTGCCGATATCGACACGCGCAGAATTAGATCAGGCCGCTGTCATTGCAGAACAAGCTTTTGAAAAATGGAGCCAAGTTGCTGTGCCAAGACGCGCGCGAGTATTATTCGGATTCCAACAGTTACTCATTCAACATAAAGAAGAACTAGCAAGATTAATTACACTTGAAAATGGTAAAAATTTATCCGAAGCACGCGGTGAAGTGCAACGCGGAATAGAAAATGTCGAATTCGCAGCCGGAGCACCAACGCTGATGATGGGTGATTCGCTTGCTTCGATTGCAACGGACGTGGAAGCGGCTAATTATCGCTATCCGGTCGGAGTTGTTGGTGGAATTGCGCCATTTAACTTTCCGATGATGGTTCCTTGTTGGATGTTCCCAATGGCCATCGCGCTTGGTAACTCGTTTATTTTAAAACCATCTGAAAGAACGCCGCTTTTGATGGAGAAATTGGTGGAATTATTTTCTGAAGCGGGTCTTCCAAAAGGTGTATTCAATGTAGTGTACGGTGCGCATGATGTGGTTAATGGGATTTTAGAAAACGAAATAATTAAAGCGGTTTCTTTTGTTGGTTCTAAGCCAGTTGGCGAATATGTATACAAAACTGGGAGCGCGAATTTGAAACGTGTGCAGGCTTTGACGGGCGCGAAAAACCATACAATTGTGCTTAATGATGCGGATTTAGAAGATACAGTCACGAATGTTATTTCAGCGGCATTTGGGTCAGCTGGCGAACGTTGCATGGCGTGCGCGGTTGTCACTGTGGAAGAAGGAATCGCAGACGAGTTTTTAGAGGCACTTCGGACAGCGGCACAAAATGTGAAAATTGGAAACGGGCTAGACGATGGTGTTTTCCTAGGTCCGGTAATTCGCGAAGAAAATCAAAAACGCACGATTGCTTATATTGAAAAAGGCATAGAAGAAGGCGCGAAATTAACGGTAGATGGCCGGGAGACTGGACTTTCTGAAGGCCATTTTGTTGGACCGACAATTTTGGAAGACGTTACGACGGATATGACAATTTGGAAAGACGAGATTTTCGCACCAGTTTTATCCGTGATTCGTGTGAAAAATCTCCAAGAAGCAGTTCGGGTGGCGAATCAATCTGAATTTGCGAATGGCGCTTGTATTTTCACAAATAATGCCAAAGCAATTCGCTACTTTAGAGAAAAAATTGATGCTGGAATGCTTGGTGTGAATTTGGGCGTACCTGCTCCAATGGCGTTTTTCCCGTTTTCTGGTTGGAAATCATCCTTTTATGGAACGCTTCATGCAAACGGCAAAGACAGCGTAGATTTTTACACACATAAAAAAGTAGTTACTGCGAGATATTCATTAAAAGGTTACGAAGAATAG